The Luteitalea sp. genomic sequence CAACTCGCCCAAGTTCATCCTGCTCGACGAGCCGTTTGCCGGCATCGATCCGATCGCGGTCGCAGACATTCAGAAGATCATCTTTCATCTGAAGTCGCGCGGTATCGGTGTACTCATCACCGATCACAACGTCCGGGAAACGCTCAAGATCACCGATCGCGCGCATATCGTGCACGAAGGGGTGATCTTTCGCAGTGGAACACCCGCCGAGCTTGCGGCCGACGAGGACGTCAGGCGCATTTATCTCGGATCGGAGTTCCGGTTGGACTAGGATAGAAGGTCAGAGGTCACCCCGGTAGTTCGTTGCTATGGCCCTCCAGCAGAAGCTACACACCCGACTGCAGCAGAAGCTGATTCTCACGCCGTCGCTGCAGCAGGCGATCAAGCTCCTGCCGCTCTCCACCCTGGAGCTGGCAGACATGATCACCCAGGAGCTGGTGGAGAATCCTCTGCTCGAGGAAGTCCCCGTCGAAGACGCTCAACGAACCGACGCACAGACGCAGGCCCAGACGGAAGAAGAGGCGCCGCCAGCGGCCAAAGAGGATCGATTCGAGAGTTGGGACGAGCAGGATTACGCGTACTTCTTCGGCGACTATCTCGACGAGGGCTACCGGCCCCGCATGCCGCAGGAAGTCAAGGAGCTGCCGCCCATCGAGAACACGCTCTCGATGCCCAGCTCGCTCTCGGATCACCTCATGTGGCAGCTCTCGCTGCAAACCGACGACGCGGTGCCACGCGAGATCGGCACGGCCATCATCGGCAATCTCAACGACGATGGGTATCTGGTAGCATCGGTCGACGAGATCGCGCAGATGGGCACTTGGCCGATCGCCGATGTAGAGCGGTCACTCGCACTCGTGCAGCAGTTCGATCCGATCGGCGTCGCGGCGCGCGATCTGCAGGAGTGCCTACTCCTACAAATTCGTTATCTCGGGCTCACCGGCTCACCGGCGGAAAAGATCGTCGTCGAGCACCTGCGGCTGCTGCAAAACCATCAAGTGCCGGAGCTGGCGCGCCGCATGGGCATGCCGATCGAAGAGCTCAAGACGCACATCGAGATCGTCCGTCGGCTGGATCCAAAGCCGGGGAGCCGTTACAATCCGTCGCCTTCGCAGTACGTCACCCCGGATGTGTACATCGCCAAGGTCGATGACCAATACGTCGCGCTCCTCAACGACGACAGCTTGCCGCAGCTACGCATCAGCCCTACCTATCGACGCCTGCTCGAGAAGGGGGGCGAGAACACCGAAGAGACGCGGCAATACGTCAAGGAAAAGTTCCGCTCCGCGCTCTGGTTGATCAAGTCGATCGACCAGCGTCAGAAGACCATTCACAAGGTCGCCACGAGCATCATCAACTTCCAGCGCGAGTTCCTCGACCACGGGATCGAGACCTTGCGCCCCCTCGTCCTACGAGATGTCGCCAACGACATCGGCATGCACGAGTCGACCGTCAGCCGTGTGGTGAACAACAAGTACATGCACACCCCGCAAGGGGTGTTCGAAATGAAGTACTTCTTCCACAGCGGCATCAGCAGCTCGTACGGCGACCACGTCTCATCGGTCGCCATCAAGCAGCGGATCCGGAAGATCATCGAGAACGAAGATGGTGCCAAGCCGCTCAGCGATTCGAAGATCGTGAGCATCCTGCAGCACGAAGGCTTGCACCTCGCGCGACGGACCATCGCCAAGTACCGCGAGGAGCTGAAGATTCCGACGTCCAATCAGCGAAAGCTGCTGTACTGAGGAAACAGGGGGCCACCCCCCTTGTCCACTGCCATGCGTGTCGCGCTCACCGGTCGCAACGTCGAGATCACGCCGAGCCTGCGCCAGCTGGTCGGCCGGCGGCTCACGCGTCTCGAACGACTCCTCAATGACAACGCTCTCTCGGCCCAGGTCGTCCTGACGCGTGAGAAGCATCGTCACGTCACCGACATCATCGTCCATACCCGTGGGGATCACATCCTCAAGGGGCTCGGCAACGACGGCACCTGGCCGCAGTCGGTCGGTGTCGCGGTCGAGAAGGTGATGCAGCAAGCCCATAAGGTCAAGGAGCGATGGGAGGACCGGAAGCGCCGCGCCCGAGGCGGCCGCACCGTGACCCCTGCCGTCGCACGGCCGGAGGAGGCACCGTCGCAGGGGCCGCATATCGTCCGCGCCAGACGATACGCCGTCAAGCCCATGCGCATCGAAGATGCGGCACTGGCGGTTGCCGTCGACACGAATGCGTTCTTGGTGTTCCGTAATGCCGAGACCGATGAGGTCACGATCCTCTACCGGCGGAAGGATGGGCATCTCGGGCTCATCGAGCCTTAGGCCAGAGCTCGCTTGAACGGTCAGTCGTAGCGCAGGCCTTTAGGCCTGCCTGCGTCGCTGTTGGCAGGCCTAAAGGCCTGCGCTACGTGGCACTGGCACTTATGGAATCCCTGACCGTGCGTGCGCTGCTCGAGCTGAGCGCCGGAATTCCGCTTGCCGATCTCACGCTTGTTGCCGGCGGTCGCGGGTTGGACCGCCAGATCACCGACATACCAATCCAGAAGACCGGCTTGGCGCTCGCCGGGCTTCACGA encodes the following:
- the raiA gene encoding ribosome-associated translation inhibitor RaiA, with the translated sequence MSTAMRVALTGRNVEITPSLRQLVGRRLTRLERLLNDNALSAQVVLTREKHRHVTDIIVHTRGDHILKGLGNDGTWPQSVGVAVEKVMQQAHKVKERWEDRKRRARGGRTVTPAVARPEEAPSQGPHIVRARRYAVKPMRIEDAALAVAVDTNAFLVFRNAETDEVTILYRRKDGHLGLIEP
- the rpoN gene encoding RNA polymerase factor sigma-54, with the translated sequence MALQQKLHTRLQQKLILTPSLQQAIKLLPLSTLELADMITQELVENPLLEEVPVEDAQRTDAQTQAQTEEEAPPAAKEDRFESWDEQDYAYFFGDYLDEGYRPRMPQEVKELPPIENTLSMPSSLSDHLMWQLSLQTDDAVPREIGTAIIGNLNDDGYLVASVDEIAQMGTWPIADVERSLALVQQFDPIGVAARDLQECLLLQIRYLGLTGSPAEKIVVEHLRLLQNHQVPELARRMGMPIEELKTHIEIVRRLDPKPGSRYNPSPSQYVTPDVYIAKVDDQYVALLNDDSLPQLRISPTYRRLLEKGGENTEETRQYVKEKFRSALWLIKSIDQRQKTIHKVATSIINFQREFLDHGIETLRPLVLRDVANDIGMHESTVSRVVNNKYMHTPQGVFEMKYFFHSGISSSYGDHVSSVAIKQRIRKIIENEDGAKPLSDSKIVSILQHEGLHLARRTIAKYREELKIPTSNQRKLLY